One stretch of Motilibacter rhizosphaerae DNA includes these proteins:
- the hrpA gene encoding ATP-dependent RNA helicase HrpA: MQTGSGDDGGGQGLAQRIAQVSLRDERRLRRRLGRGRRGGPELVAELAAAEARVAARRARVPAVAYPEDLPVSQRREDILAAIAEHQVVIVAGETGSGKTTQLPKMCLELGRGVRGAIGHTQPRRIAARSVAERVAEELGQELGDAVGFKVRFTDRGGGDALVKVMTDGILLAELQNDRDLLAYDTIIIDEAHERSLNIDFLLGYLKQLLPRRPDLKVVVTSATIDTQRFSEHFHGAPVVEVSGRTYPVETRYRPLVEGDDDEASEPRDLMRAICDAAVELTREGPGDILVFLSGEREIRDAADALTGLSLPHTEILPLYARLSAAEQHRVFSSHPGRRIVLATNVAETSLTVPGIRYVIDPGTARVSRYSTRLKVQRLPIEPVSQASANQRQGRCGRVAEGICIRLYSEDDFLSRPEFTDPEILRTNLASVILQMASLGLGEVEAFPFVEPPDTRQVKDGITLLEELGALADDALTPVGRRLAALPLDPRLGRMVLEAERNSCLREVMVIAAALSIQDPRERPADKQQAADEKHARFADKESDFLTLLKLWDYLQEQQDALSSSAFRRLCRNEFLNYLRVREWQDVFQQLRSTARQLGFALNEEPADGLRVHQSLLAGLLSHIGLKDSATKEYAGARGARFAVWPGSALARKQPAWVMAAELVETSRLWGRTVAKIEPEWAEKLAGPLLRRTYSEPHWSAERGAVLAYERVTLYGVPLVAQRRVTYSRIDPGVSREMFVRHALVQGEWRSHHAFLTRNEELKAEAAELEHRTRRRDLVVDDETLFAFYDTRVPKDVLSGRDFDRWWKKARHETPDLLTFTLDMLVPADAGADLEEAYPVAWRQGEIVLPLTYQFEPGSAADGVTAHIPLAVLNRIRGDELGWQVPGLREQLVTELIRSLPKAIRRSFVPAPNFAAAVLREAPAPQGHLLDFLERELGAMGSVAIERGDWDLARLPAHLAMTYSVEDERGKVLAHGKDLAALRRQLQPKLQRTLGRAGGGIERSGLTAWPEGLERIPRTTQGQVQGLDVVGHPALVDEGQTVALRVLGGAGEQEQAMWAGTRRLLLLRAAATATKAVVGGLSNTSKLTLARAPHGSVAALLDDVATAAVDDLLAERGGPVWAADEFEQLAEHVRAELADRMLGLLHDVEAALDGLREAESRIRRLTSVVLLPALTDVRTQLGELVHPGFVTTTGRAQLAQLPRYLRAASVRLDRLPDDPRGDGLRQAQVGRARQAVDDRVAKLPPARRRAPEVRALRWMVEELRVSLFAQQLGTAYPISEQRIAKALAAV, encoded by the coding sequence ATGCAGACGGGGAGCGGCGACGACGGCGGCGGCCAGGGTCTCGCCCAGCGCATCGCCCAGGTCTCCCTGCGCGACGAGCGGCGGCTCCGGCGCCGGCTCGGCCGCGGTCGTCGCGGGGGCCCCGAGCTCGTCGCCGAGCTCGCCGCAGCGGAGGCGCGCGTCGCCGCCCGGCGGGCGCGGGTGCCCGCCGTCGCGTACCCCGAGGACCTGCCGGTCAGCCAGCGTCGGGAGGACATCCTCGCCGCCATCGCGGAGCACCAGGTCGTCATCGTCGCCGGCGAGACCGGCTCGGGGAAGACGACGCAGCTGCCGAAGATGTGCCTGGAGCTCGGTCGCGGCGTGCGCGGTGCCATCGGCCACACGCAGCCGCGGCGCATCGCCGCCCGCTCGGTCGCCGAGCGCGTCGCCGAGGAGCTCGGCCAGGAGCTGGGCGACGCCGTGGGCTTCAAGGTGCGGTTCACCGACCGCGGGGGCGGCGACGCGCTCGTCAAGGTGATGACCGACGGGATCCTGCTGGCGGAGCTGCAGAACGACCGCGACCTGCTGGCCTACGACACGATCATCATCGACGAGGCCCACGAGCGCAGCCTCAACATCGACTTCCTCCTGGGCTACCTCAAGCAGCTGCTGCCGCGCCGCCCCGACCTCAAGGTCGTCGTGACCTCGGCGACCATCGACACGCAGCGGTTCTCCGAGCACTTCCACGGCGCTCCGGTCGTCGAGGTGAGCGGCCGGACCTACCCGGTGGAGACGCGCTACCGACCCCTCGTCGAGGGCGACGACGACGAGGCGTCCGAGCCGCGTGACCTCATGCGGGCGATCTGCGACGCGGCGGTCGAGCTGACGCGCGAGGGACCGGGCGACATCCTCGTCTTCCTCTCCGGCGAGCGCGAGATCCGCGACGCCGCCGACGCGCTCACGGGCCTCTCCCTGCCGCACACGGAGATCCTGCCGCTGTACGCCCGGCTCTCCGCCGCCGAGCAGCACCGCGTCTTCTCCTCCCACCCCGGGCGGCGGATCGTGCTCGCGACCAACGTCGCCGAGACCTCGCTGACGGTGCCGGGCATCCGCTACGTCATCGACCCGGGCACGGCGCGCGTCTCCCGCTACAGCACGCGGCTCAAGGTGCAGCGGCTGCCCATCGAGCCCGTCTCGCAGGCGTCGGCGAACCAGCGGCAGGGGCGCTGCGGCCGCGTCGCCGAGGGCATCTGCATCAGGCTCTACTCCGAGGACGACTTCCTGTCCCGCCCGGAGTTCACCGACCCCGAGATCCTGCGCACCAACCTCGCCAGCGTCATCCTCCAGATGGCGTCGCTGGGGCTCGGCGAGGTCGAGGCCTTCCCCTTCGTCGAGCCGCCGGACACCCGGCAGGTCAAGGACGGCATCACGCTGCTGGAGGAGCTCGGCGCGCTCGCGGACGACGCGCTGACCCCGGTGGGCCGGCGGCTCGCGGCCCTCCCGCTCGACCCGCGGCTCGGGCGCATGGTGCTCGAGGCCGAGCGCAACAGCTGCCTGCGCGAGGTCATGGTCATCGCCGCCGCCCTGTCGATCCAGGACCCGCGCGAACGACCGGCGGACAAGCAGCAGGCTGCCGACGAGAAGCACGCGAGGTTCGCCGACAAGGAGTCGGACTTCCTCACCCTGCTCAAGCTCTGGGACTACCTCCAGGAGCAGCAGGACGCGCTGTCCTCCAGCGCCTTCCGGCGCCTGTGCCGCAACGAGTTCCTCAACTACCTGCGCGTGCGCGAGTGGCAGGACGTCTTCCAGCAGCTGCGCTCCACCGCCCGTCAGCTCGGCTTCGCGCTCAACGAGGAGCCCGCCGACGGCCTTCGCGTCCACCAGTCCCTGCTCGCCGGGCTGCTCAGCCACATCGGGCTCAAGGACTCCGCCACGAAGGAGTACGCCGGCGCCCGCGGCGCCCGCTTCGCCGTCTGGCCCGGCTCGGCGCTCGCGCGCAAGCAGCCCGCGTGGGTCATGGCCGCCGAGCTCGTCGAGACGTCCCGGCTGTGGGGCCGCACGGTCGCGAAGATCGAGCCGGAGTGGGCGGAGAAGCTCGCCGGCCCCTTGCTGCGCCGCACCTACAGCGAGCCGCACTGGTCGGCGGAGCGCGGGGCGGTGCTGGCGTACGAGCGCGTGACGCTCTACGGCGTCCCCCTCGTCGCGCAGCGCCGCGTCACCTACTCGCGCATCGACCCTGGGGTCAGCCGCGAGATGTTCGTGCGCCATGCGCTCGTGCAGGGGGAGTGGCGCTCCCACCACGCGTTCCTCACGCGCAACGAGGAGCTCAAGGCCGAGGCCGCCGAGCTCGAGCACCGTACGCGCCGCCGCGACCTGGTCGTGGACGACGAGACGCTGTTCGCGTTCTACGACACCCGCGTGCCCAAGGACGTGCTGTCTGGCAGGGACTTCGACCGCTGGTGGAAGAAGGCCCGGCACGAGACGCCCGACCTGCTGACGTTCACGCTCGACATGCTCGTCCCCGCGGACGCCGGTGCGGACCTGGAGGAGGCGTACCCCGTCGCCTGGCGGCAGGGCGAGATCGTGCTGCCGCTGACCTACCAGTTCGAGCCCGGGTCGGCCGCCGACGGGGTCACCGCGCACATCCCGCTCGCGGTGCTGAACCGCATCCGCGGCGACGAGCTGGGCTGGCAGGTGCCGGGGCTGCGCGAGCAGCTCGTCACCGAGCTGATCCGGTCGCTGCCGAAGGCGATCCGCCGCAGCTTCGTGCCCGCGCCCAACTTCGCCGCGGCGGTGCTGCGCGAAGCGCCTGCGCCGCAGGGACACCTGCTCGACTTCCTCGAGCGCGAGCTCGGCGCGATGGGCAGTGTCGCGATCGAGCGCGGCGACTGGGACCTCGCGCGGCTGCCCGCCCACCTGGCGATGACGTACTCCGTCGAGGACGAGCGCGGCAAGGTCCTGGCGCACGGCAAGGACCTCGCCGCCCTGCGCCGTCAACTGCAGCCGAAGCTGCAGCGCACCCTGGGGCGCGCCGGGGGCGGCATCGAGCGGAGCGGGCTGACCGCGTGGCCGGAGGGGCTCGAGCGGATCCCGCGCACCACGCAGGGCCAGGTCCAGGGCCTCGACGTCGTCGGGCACCCCGCGCTGGTCGACGAGGGCCAGACGGTCGCCCTCCGCGTCCTCGGCGGCGCCGGCGAGCAGGAGCAGGCGATGTGGGCCGGTACGCGGCGGCTCCTCCTGCTCCGCGCCGCCGCCACCGCGACGAAGGCGGTCGTGGGCGGCCTGTCCAACACCAGCAAGCTGACGCTCGCCCGCGCCCCGCACGGCAGCGTCGCTGCGCTGCTCGACGACGTCGCCACCGCCGCGGTCGACGACCTCCTTGCCGAGCGCGGGGGCCCGGTGTGGGCCGCGGACGAGTTCGAGCAGCTCGCCGAGCACGTGCGAGCCGAGCTCGCCGACCGCATGCTCGGGCTGCTCCACGACGTCGAGGCCGCCCTCGACGGGCTGCGCGAGGCGGAGTCCCGCATCCGCCGGCTCACGAGCGTCGTGCTGCTGCCCGCCCTCACCGACGTGCGCACCCAGCTCGGCGAGCTCGTCCACCCCGGCTTCGTCACCACCACCGGACGCGCGCAACTCGCCCAGCTGCCGCGCTACCTCCGGGCCGCCAGCGTCCGGCTCGACCGCCTGCCGGACGACCCGCGCGGCGACGGGCTGCGCCAG
- a CDS encoding Gfo/Idh/MocA family protein, translated as MTNETGTTESGSGARWGILGAGGIARAFAKDLALLDDVSIAAVGSRDQARADAFADEVEADSGLRVAHRHATYEDLVADESVDVVYVATPHPAHRDAAALALRAGKHVLVEKPFTMNAREARELVDLAREHDRFLMEAMWTRFLPHIARVREILAEGTLGQLVTLTAEHGQWFREDASHRLFAPELGGGALLDLGIYPLSFAFFAFGRPTRVAAFGTTAFTGVDAQTSMLLEHEGGRHSLLTTTLQAATANKAVIDGTEARIEIDRTYYTPTSFSVIARDGSVLERYDAPHQGHGLRHQAAEVGRRIAAGERESPLLPLDETVAIMETMDEVRRQTGLRYAADEG; from the coding sequence ATGACGAACGAGACCGGTACGACGGAGAGCGGCTCTGGGGCGCGCTGGGGCATCCTCGGCGCGGGCGGCATCGCCCGGGCCTTCGCGAAGGACCTCGCCCTGCTCGACGACGTGAGCATCGCCGCCGTCGGCTCGCGCGACCAGGCCCGGGCGGACGCGTTCGCCGACGAGGTCGAGGCGGACTCGGGCCTCCGGGTCGCCCACCGGCACGCGACCTACGAGGACCTCGTGGCCGACGAGAGCGTCGACGTCGTCTACGTCGCCACCCCCCACCCGGCCCACCGCGACGCCGCCGCCCTCGCCCTGCGCGCGGGCAAGCACGTGCTGGTGGAGAAGCCGTTCACGATGAACGCGCGCGAGGCGCGCGAGCTCGTCGACCTGGCGCGGGAGCACGACCGCTTCCTCATGGAGGCGATGTGGACGCGCTTCCTGCCGCACATCGCCCGCGTGCGCGAGATCCTCGCGGAGGGCACGCTCGGCCAGCTCGTCACGCTGACGGCGGAGCACGGGCAGTGGTTCCGCGAGGACGCCTCCCACCGGCTGTTCGCGCCGGAGCTCGGCGGCGGCGCCCTGCTCGACCTCGGCATCTACCCGCTCTCCTTCGCCTTCTTCGCGTTCGGGCGGCCCACGCGCGTCGCGGCCTTCGGGACGACCGCCTTCACCGGCGTCGACGCGCAGACCTCGATGCTGCTCGAGCACGAGGGCGGCCGGCACTCGCTGCTCACCACCACGCTGCAGGCCGCCACCGCCAACAAGGCGGTCATCGACGGCACCGAGGCGCGCATCGAGATCGACCGGACGTACTACACGCCGACGTCCTTCTCGGTCATCGCCCGCGACGGCTCCGTGCTCGAGCGCTACGACGCCCCGCACCAGGGCCACGGGCTGCGCCACCAGGCCGCCGAGGTCGGGCGCCGCATCGCCGCCGGCGAGCGCGAGAGCCCGCTGCTCCCCCTGGACGAGACCGTCGCGATCATGGAGACGATGGACGAGGTCCGCCGGCAGACCGGGCTGAGGTACGCCGCCGACGAGGGGTAG
- a CDS encoding FUSC family protein: MPVLDQLRPAVLGLRRRDLQPGAALRAAAGVALTLAVGVGAGSPASAVAACAGAFSVGVASLQGGYRTRVQAMLGTVLAMGASTFVGAVAVAHPVLAVAALAVWGFLAGTATAFGPSGTVVGIQATVALLIAGSFSMTPQQALWRAVLVAAGGLLQTLLVVAVWPLRTYGAEREGLATAYLALAEHVRSGRAAPPPTAPFDDAAARLGDPHPLARDSARHAFRSLLDQGVRARAELTALLHARERATVRGEDAGVAVLDEVLAEAADALAGVAALLGPHLRAGAPPLPLDEHDLTVLRPSAAASVRALQGQLRAAERAARRDGPPSPELDLPEHRLLPALSEARVTLRAALDRRSDTFRHALRLAVVLAVASTLSRVLGLGHAYWLPLTAMVVLRPDFSSTLTRGVTRVVGTAAGALLATVVSAELRPVPWLLVALLAVCAFAAYAVFRANQTLFALFLTCYVVFLLALVGLPGRSAAGGRLLATLLGGALALAAYAVWPTWERTRVRERLAALLDAQAAYACAVLRAYASPGSADPRELTRAQSVARRARAAAEASVERAGAEQHLPVAHAGQHPDEVSLGSGTVAAMQRSAVAVLTLQARLPARADAEPLPAAGAYADVLEEFTAALAAALRGAPGPATPDLRAAQLALARELGTASVERRLLALETDEVTDAYDTVLELASRR, from the coding sequence GTGCCCGTCCTCGACCAGCTCCGGCCGGCGGTCCTCGGGCTGCGCCGCCGCGACCTCCAGCCCGGCGCAGCCCTCCGCGCCGCGGCCGGCGTCGCGCTGACCCTCGCGGTCGGCGTCGGCGCGGGCTCGCCCGCCTCGGCGGTCGCGGCCTGCGCCGGGGCCTTCAGCGTCGGCGTCGCGTCGCTGCAGGGCGGCTACCGCACCCGCGTCCAGGCGATGCTCGGCACCGTCCTCGCGATGGGCGCGTCGACCTTCGTCGGAGCGGTGGCGGTCGCCCACCCCGTGCTCGCCGTCGCCGCCCTCGCGGTCTGGGGCTTCCTGGCCGGGACCGCGACCGCCTTCGGCCCGTCGGGCACCGTCGTCGGCATCCAGGCGACGGTCGCGCTGCTCATCGCGGGCAGCTTCTCCATGACGCCGCAGCAGGCGCTGTGGCGCGCGGTGCTGGTCGCCGCCGGCGGGCTGCTGCAGACGCTGCTCGTCGTCGCCGTGTGGCCGCTGCGGACCTACGGCGCGGAGCGGGAGGGGCTCGCCACCGCGTACCTCGCGCTGGCGGAGCACGTCCGCTCGGGGCGGGCCGCGCCTCCCCCGACCGCGCCGTTCGACGACGCGGCGGCGCGCCTGGGCGACCCGCACCCGCTCGCCCGCGACAGCGCGCGGCACGCGTTCCGCTCGCTGCTGGACCAGGGCGTGCGGGCCCGCGCGGAGCTCACCGCCCTGCTGCACGCCCGGGAGCGGGCGACCGTCCGTGGCGAGGACGCAGGGGTGGCGGTGCTCGACGAGGTGCTGGCCGAGGCGGCCGACGCACTCGCCGGGGTCGCCGCCCTGCTGGGCCCGCACCTGCGTGCCGGTGCGCCGCCCCTCCCCCTCGACGAGCACGACCTCACCGTGCTGCGGCCCTCGGCCGCCGCCTCCGTGCGCGCGCTGCAGGGGCAGCTGCGCGCCGCCGAGCGTGCCGCGCGCCGCGACGGCCCGCCCTCGCCGGAGCTCGACCTCCCCGAGCACCGGCTGCTGCCCGCGCTGTCCGAGGCCCGGGTCACGCTGCGGGCCGCGCTCGACCGCCGGTCCGACACGTTCCGCCACGCCCTGCGCCTCGCCGTCGTGCTCGCGGTGGCGTCGACGCTGTCGCGGGTGCTGGGGCTCGGCCACGCCTACTGGCTGCCGCTCACGGCGATGGTCGTCCTGCGTCCCGACTTCAGCTCCACGCTGACCCGCGGGGTCACCCGGGTCGTCGGCACCGCCGCGGGCGCCCTGCTCGCGACCGTCGTCTCGGCGGAGCTGCGGCCCGTCCCGTGGCTGCTCGTCGCGCTGCTCGCGGTGTGCGCGTTCGCGGCGTACGCCGTCTTCCGCGCCAACCAGACGCTGTTCGCGCTGTTCCTCACCTGCTACGTCGTGTTCCTGCTCGCCCTCGTCGGACTCCCGGGACGCTCGGCCGCGGGCGGCCGGCTGCTCGCGACGCTGCTGGGCGGTGCGCTGGCGCTGGCCGCGTACGCCGTCTGGCCCACCTGGGAGCGGACCCGCGTGCGCGAGCGGCTCGCCGCCCTCCTCGACGCGCAGGCGGCGTACGCCTGCGCCGTGCTCCGCGCCTACGCCTCGCCGGGGTCGGCCGACCCGCGCGAGCTGACCCGCGCCCAGTCGGTGGCCCGCCGGGCGCGCGCGGCTGCCGAGGCGTCGGTCGAGCGCGCCGGCGCCGAGCAGCACCTGCCGGTCGCGCACGCCGGGCAGCACCCCGACGAGGTGTCGCTCGGCTCCGGCACGGTCGCGGCGATGCAGCGCTCCGCGGTCGCCGTGCTGACGCTGCAGGCCCGGCTGCCGGCCCGGGCGGACGCGGAGCCGCTCCCGGCGGCCGGCGCGTACGCCGACGTGCTCGAGGAGTTCACCGCCGCGCTCGCCGCCGCGCTCCGCGGAGCACCGGGCCCGGCGACGCCGGACCTGCGCGCGGCGCAGCTCGCGCTCGCCCGCGAGCTGGGGACGGCGAGCGTGGAGCGGCGGCTGCTCGCGCTGGAGACCGACGAGGTCACCGACGCGTACGACACCGTGCTGGAGCTGGCCTCCCGCCGCTAG